The following coding sequences are from one Leishmania major strain Friedlin complete genome, chromosome 36 window:
- a CDS encoding putative aldehyde dehydrogenase, whose protein sequence is MSKLFRTVGAKGFQPFDWANAAQYASGTTPMMKEPACYINGAWVASALSDKTVTVEDPCTNQIIGAIPCMGYAETTAAIEAARAVFERWKEVMPRQRAGAVRRWGELMRKHCDVVANILSRESGKVVAEGKGEVLYAQGYADWYAGEAERIYGDIIPGPRPGVQTTVFREPVGVVGIITPWNFPAAMIMRAACGAIAAGCTVVLKPAELTPFTAMALAQLADEAGIPPGVFNVVAGDAPKIGDALVESFDVRKVSFTGSTRVGQHLYRRCSETMKKVTMELGGNAPCIVFEDADLPRAADQLIAAKFRNAGQTCICVNRALVQASVYDEFKSLVADRVRALKVGSSFDPAVKVGAVIGSATLERMTRMVEDAVEKGATLMVGGKAVEGGGYFFEPTLLTNVPHDTTLCCRNELFGPVLPLVPFDTEDVAVKMANDTQAGLASYFFTNDYRRQHRVARALRYGMVGVNDSALSSPAAPFGGVKESGLGRDGSKYGIESFVDIKYVLFSTV, encoded by the coding sequence ATGTCGAAGCTGTTCCGCACAGTTGGTGCCAAGGGTTTCCAGCCCTTCGATTGGGCTAACGCGGCGCAGTACGCCTCGGGTACCACGCCCATGATGAAGGAGCCGGCGTGCTACATCAACGGCGCGTGGGTAGCAAGCGCGCTCTCCGACAAGACGGTGACCGTCGAGGATCCGTGTACAAACCAGATCATCGGGGCTATTCCATGCATGGGCTACGCGGAGACGACGGCCGCTATCGAGGCGGCCAGGGCTGTGTTTGAGCGCTGGAAAGAAGTTATGCCGCGTCAGCGCGCCGGAGCGGTGCGGCGTTGGGGAGAGCTCATGCGGAAGCACTGTGACGTCGTTGCAAACATTCTCTCTCGCGAATCCGGCAAGGTCGTCGCGGAGGGAAAGGGCGAGGTGCTGTACGCGCAAGGGTACGCGGACTGGTAcgccggcgaggcggagcggatcTACGGCGACATCATCCCCGGTCCTCGCCCAGGTGTGCAGACGACTGTCTTCCGGGAGCCGGTCGGCGTTGTGGGCATCATTACCCCGTGGAACTTCCCGGCAGCGATGATCATGCGTGCCGCCTGCGGTGCCATCGCAGCTGGGTGTACCGTCGTGCTCAAACCTGCCGAGCTCACCCCGTTCACGGCCATGGCGCTTGCCCAGCTCGCAGACGAGGCCGGCATCCCGCCGGGCGTCTTCAACGTCGTCGCCGGTGATGCCCCCAAGATCGGCGACGCACTCGTCGAGTCCTTCGACGTGCGCAAGGTCTCTTTCACCGGCTCCACCCGCGTCGGCCAGCACCTCTACCGTCGGTGCTCCGAGACGATGAAGAAAGTCACCATGGAGCTTGGCGGCAACGCACCGTGTATCGTCTTTGAGGATGCGGATCTGCCTCGTGCCGCTGATCAGCTCATCGCCGCAAAGTTCCGCAACGCGGGCCAAACGTGCATCTGCGTGAACCGCGCGCTCGTGCAGGCGAGTGTCTATGACGAGTTCAAGAGCCTCGTGGCCGACCGGGTGCGCGCGCTGAAGGTGGGCAGTAGTTTTGACCCCGCCGTGAAGGTAGGTGCTGTGATAGGAAGTGCCACGCTAGAGCGCATGACTCGCATGGTGGAGGATGCTGTGGAGAAGGGGGCCACGCTGATGGTGGGCGGAAAGGCTGTGGAGGGCGGTGGCTACTTCTTCGAGCCGACGCTGCTCACTAACGTGCCGCACGACACAACGCTGTGCTGTCGCAACGAGCTCTTCGGTCCTGTTCTGCCCCTTGTGCCCTTCGACACGGAAGACGTTGCCGTAAAGATGGCCAACGACACTCAAGCCGGCCTGGCCTCGTACTTCTTCACCAATGATTAccgtcgccagcaccgcgTTGCGCGGGCCTTGCGCTACGGCATGGTGGGTGTCAACGACAGCGCCCTTTCCAGTCCAGCGGCGCCGTTTGGCGGGGTCAAGGAGAGTGGGCTCGGCCGGGACGGGTCCAAGTATGGCATTGAATCCTTTGTCGACATCAAGTACGTCCTCTTCTCGACTGTCTAG